One window of Hypomesus transpacificus isolate Combined female unplaced genomic scaffold, fHypTra1 scaffold_30, whole genome shotgun sequence genomic DNA carries:
- the serpind1 gene encoding heparin cofactor 2, with protein sequence MRLLMLIAVSCLLADLCQGGIKDLGSHFSPPSPQPDLNPRSLGKGGALEGVQDVEALPLDFHQENTVTSDIPLEGYEDEDYIDFDKILAEGGDDYSEGDEIDEIATPAPDIDVFSEPSDPKARRARLLRLFHGRSRLQRINTVNARFGFNLYRSLRNHVNQSDNILLAPASISIAMGMMALGAGPGTHVQLFEATGFADFVNASHHYDNTTVHKLFRKLTHRLFRRNFGYTLRFVNDLYLKKDVPVEAGFSTDSKAYYYAEPQSVDFKDPAFLKMANRRILKLTKGLIKEPLKSVDANMALMLLNYLYFKGTWESKFPKEATYFRNFRMTEKINVRVPMMQNKGMYMAAADHELQCDILQLPYCGNMSMLVVLPRKMSGMRTLEQKISPTVVSRWISNMTNRTREVVFPRFKLEQSYDLIDNLKEMGLTKLFQDKADFSGMTSEKIGINWLKHQGTITVNEEGTEAAALTQVGFMPLSSQVRFVVDHPFLFLVYEHRTDCLLFMGRVVNPSQS encoded by the exons GAGGGGGTCCAGGATGTGGAGGCCCTGCCCCTGGACTTCCACCAGGAGAACACAGTGACGAGCGACATTCCTCTGGAGGGCTACGAGGATGAGGACTACATCGACTTTGATAAGATCTTGGCAGAAGGAGGGGACGACTACAG TGAGGGGGACGAGATAGACGAGATTGCCACGCCGGCCCCAGACATCGACGTGTTCTctgagccatctgaccccaaggCCCGGCGTGCCCGACTTCTCCGCCTCTTCCACGGCCGCTCGCGCCTCCAGAGGATCAACACCGTCAACGCCCGCTTCGGGTTCAACCTCTACCGCAGCCTCCGCAACCACGTCAACCAGAGCGACAATATCTTGCTGGCCCCCGCCAGCATCTCCATCGCCATGGGGATGATGGCACTGGGGGCAGGGCCCGGGACCCACGTCCAGCTCTTTGAAGCCACAGGATTTGCGGATTTCGTCAACGCCAGTCATCATTATGACAACACCACGGTGCACAAGCTCTTCCGGAAGCTGACCCACAGGCTGTTCCGGAGGAACTTCGGATACACCCTGCGCTTTGTCAACGACCTGTACCTGAAGAAGGACGTTCCCGTGGAGGCGGGTTTCTCGACGGACAGCAAGGCCTACTACTACGCAGAACCCCAGTCGGTGGACTTCAAAGACCCTGCGTTCCTCAAGATGGCCAACAGACGCATCCTCAAACTCACCAAGGGGCTGATCAAAGAGCCTCTGAAGAGCGTTGATGCCAACATGGCGCTGATGCTCCTCAACTACCTCTACTTCAAAG GCACCTGGGAGAGCAAGTTCCCCAAGGAGGCCACTTACTTCAGGAACTTCCGCATGACGGAGAAGATCAATGTGCGGGTTCCCATGATGCAGAACAAGGGCATGTACATGGCAGCAGCCGACCACGAGCTGCAGTGTGACATCCTGCAG CTGCCGTACTGTGGGAACATGAGCATGCTGGTAGTCCTGCCCAGGAAGATGTCAGGCATGAGGACCCTAGAGCAGAAAATCTCCCCCACTGTGGTCAGTAGGTGGATTAGCAACATGACCAATAG GACACGCGAGGTTGTGTTCCCCCGGTTCAAACTGGAGCAGAGTTACGATCTGATAGACAACCTGAAGGAGATGGGTCTGACAAAGCTGTTCCAGGACAAGGCGGACTTCTCTGGGATGACTTCAGAGAAGATCGGCATCAACTGG CTGAAACACCAGGGCACCATCACGGTGAATGAGGAAGGCACGGAGGCGGCAGCCCTGACCCAGGTGGGCTTcatgcccctctcctcccaggtcCGCTTCGTGGTGGACCACCCTTTCCTGTTCCTGGTCTACGAACACCGCACAGATTGCCTGCTGTTCATGGGCCGCGTGGTCAACCCCTCTCAGAGCtag